In the genome of Dehalococcoidia bacterium, the window GGGGAGGCATGAGGAGCTCCTGGCCCGGGGAGGGCTATATGCCCGCCTCTGCGCCACCTCCCTATCGCCCGGCGCCCTGCCGGCGGATGATGCCGTCGCCGCGGGGTGAGGCCTCGTCCTTGGGCCCACATCCCCCCATAATCAGCCGTTGGAGGTGAGGTCCGTGGATGTGGAAGCGTTAGCGCAGGAGTTGGCCTCGGCCATTGGCCAGCAGAGCGTGGGGCTGAGCCCGGAGGAGCTGGAGCGGTACGCCTGGGATGCCCTGGGCCCCAACCGGGCCCCTCCCTCCCTGGGGGAGGTGCGCCCCCAGCCCCTGCTGGTGGCCAGGCCCCGCACCACCGAGGAGGTGGCGGCGGTGGTGGCCATCGCCCACCGTTGGGGGGTGCCCGTGGTCCCCTATGGGGGCGGCACGGGGGTCATGGGCGGGGCCATACCCCTGCGCCCCTCTCTCATGGTGGACACCACGGGCCTGGACCACATCTCAGACATCAGCGTCACCGACCTGACGGTGCGGGTGGGCGCGGGGGTGATCCTGGAGCGGCTGGACCGAGAGCTGGAGGAGCACGGCCTCATGCTTCCCCACGACCCTTGGTCCCTGCCCATCGCCACCGTGGGCGGGGCCATCGCCACCAATGGCATGGGCTACCGCGTGGGGCGCTATGGCTCCATGGGCCACCTGGTGCTGGGGCTGGTGGCCGTCCTGCCCGATGGCCGCATCCTGCGCACCCGCGGCGTGGACGGCGCCTCCGTGGGCCTGGACCTCAAACACCTCTTCATCGGCACCGAGGGGTGCTTTGGCATCGTCACCGAGGCCGTGTTGCGGGTGGCCCCCCGGCCTGAGGAGCGGGCCATGGCCGCCTACCACTTCCGCAGCTTCGAGGAGGGGTTCCAGGCCATCCTGGGCATGCGGGCCGTGGGGCTGGTGCCCTCCGTCCTGGACTATGGGGAGGACTTCACCATCGTGGGCGGGGGGGAGGCCAGGAGCGAGGGGGCCACCCTCCACCTGGTGATGGAGGGGTTCCGGGAAGAGGTGGCCGCCCAACGGGCCCGCGCCGACGCCATCTGCCGCGCCCATGGCGGCCGCCCCCTGCCCCAGGAGGAGGCCGCAGCCTTCTGGCGCCACCGCCACGACATCGCCCTCCGCTGGCAGCGGGGCCGGCGGCGGGGAAGGCCCCGCGAGCCGGTGGATGGCGCCCGCTTCGACTACGTCCACGTCTCCCTGCCCCCTTCACGCGTCCTGG includes:
- a CDS encoding FAD-binding oxidoreductase yields the protein MDVEALAQELASAIGQQSVGLSPEELERYAWDALGPNRAPPSLGEVRPQPLLVARPRTTEEVAAVVAIAHRWGVPVVPYGGGTGVMGGAIPLRPSLMVDTTGLDHISDISVTDLTVRVGAGVILERLDRELEEHGLMLPHDPWSLPIATVGGAIATNGMGYRVGRYGSMGHLVLGLVAVLPDGRILRTRGVDGASVGLDLKHLFIGTEGCFGIVTEAVLRVAPRPEERAMAAYHFRSFEEGFQAILGMRAVGLVPSVLDYGEDFTIVGGGEARSEGATLHLVMEGFREEVAAQRARADAICRAHGGRPLPQEEAAAFWRHRHDIALRWQRGRRRGRPREPVDGARFDYVHVSLPPSRVLEYRRLCQQVLAHHRLLPLEYGIWGHPGLFDVVMVQTHGDPQALARALDQLLMAAQDMGGAMEQCHGVGIKLLHLMEREHGLGLAVMRAIKRALDPQGIMNPGKLALGA